A single genomic interval of Bacteroidota bacterium harbors:
- the nuoH gene encoding NADH-quinone oxidoreductase subunit NuoH, translating into MEYSELIFKITFVVAIFAITLVIAMYSTFAERRVAAFIQDRVGPNRAGPFGILQPLADGVKMFMKEEIIPDHANKALFILGPGIMMLTACMTSVVIPWGDTLIINGKEYILQIADINIGILYIFGIVSIGVYGIMIGGWASNNKYSLMGALRASSQMISYELAMGMSIIALVMMTGTLSIREMVFQQHGMHWNVFYQPLGFLIFLICAFAECNRTPFDLPECETELVGGFHTEYSSMKLGFYLFAEYINMFISSAVISALYFGGFNMPFISELSLSHNIVTILGVVFFFIKIFFFIFFFMWVRWTIPRFRYDQLMRLGWRMLLPLSILNVLLTGVFTLWKNGLFHF; encoded by the coding sequence ATGGAGTATTCAGAACTGATATTTAAAATCACATTTGTTGTAGCCATATTTGCTATAACATTGGTAATTGCGATGTATTCCACATTTGCAGAACGAAGAGTGGCTGCATTCATTCAGGACAGAGTAGGTCCCAATCGTGCCGGTCCGTTTGGAATTTTGCAACCCTTAGCCGATGGTGTCAAAATGTTCATGAAGGAAGAAATTATTCCCGACCATGCCAATAAGGCTTTATTTATTTTAGGTCCCGGTATCATGATGCTCACTGCATGTATGACCAGCGTGGTAATACCTTGGGGCGACACATTAATTATCAATGGAAAAGAATATATATTACAAATTGCCGATATCAATATTGGCATTTTATATATTTTCGGGATTGTTTCTATTGGGGTCTATGGCATCATGATAGGCGGCTGGGCTTCTAACAACAAATATTCTCTTATGGGGGCTTTAAGAGCTTCTTCTCAAATGATTAGTTATGAATTGGCTATGGGAATGTCAATAATTGCTCTTGTAATGATGACCGGCACTTTGAGTATTCGCGAAATGGTTTTTCAGCAACACGGGATGCATTGGAATGTATTTTATCAACCATTGGGATTCCTTATTTTTTTGATATGCGCTTTTGCAGAATGTAACAGAACACCTTTTGATTTACCTGAATGTGAAACGGAATTGGTGGGCGGTTTTCATACAGAATATTCATCCATGAAGTTGGGATTTTATCTATTTGCCGAATACATCAACATGTTCATTTCTTCTGCTGTTATTTCTGCCTTATATTTTGGTGGTTTTAACATGCCTTTCATAAGTGAATTGAGTTTATCACACAACATAGTAACAATATTAGGAGTAGTATTCTTTTTTATTAAAATATTTTTCTTTATCTTCTTTTTCATGTGGGTTAGATGGACAATCCCGCGTTTTCGTTACGATCAGTTGATGCGATTGGGATGGCGCATGCTGTTGCCACTTTCAATTTTGAATGTATTGCTCACCGGAGTTTTTACATTATGGAAAAACGGTTTGTTTCATTTTTAG
- the nuoI gene encoding NADH-quinone oxidoreductase subunit NuoI — translation MQSLTNRSQVVGNKPMGWKEKIYLPAIIIGMVITIKHFFKKKVTYKFPEEKRPISPIWRGQHVLKRDEEGRENCVACGLCALACPAEAITMTAAERKPGEEHLYREEKYASVYEINMLRCIFCGLCEEACPKEAVFLTDRLVEPEDLRDDFIYGKDKLLEGKEESERIDVSIRRRAHRRLEE, via the coding sequence ATGCAAAGTTTAACGAACAGAAGTCAAGTGGTAGGAAATAAGCCTATGGGCTGGAAAGAAAAGATTTATCTTCCTGCTATTATCATAGGCATGGTCATTACCATCAAGCACTTTTTCAAAAAGAAAGTTACATACAAATTCCCTGAGGAAAAGCGTCCCATATCGCCAATTTGGCGCGGACAGCATGTGCTTAAACGCGATGAAGAAGGACGTGAAAATTGTGTTGCTTGCGGGCTGTGTGCTTTGGCGTGCCCTGCAGAGGCAATCACAATGACCGCTGCCGAGCGCAAACCCGGAGAAGAACATCTTTATAGAGAGGAAAAATATGCTTCTGTATATGAAATCAATATGTTGCGCTGCATCTTCTGCGGACTATGTGAAGAAGCTTGTCCAAAGGAGGCAGTTTTCTTGACCGACCGATTGGTAGAACCGGAGGATTTACGCGATGATTTTATCTATGGCAAAGACAAGCTGTTGGAAGGTAAGGAAGAAAGCGAACGTATTGATGTAAGTATTAGAAGACGCGCACATCGAAGATTAGAAGAATAA
- a CDS encoding NADH-quinone oxidoreductase subunit J — translation MTLSQYAFYILFALSIVSALFTVFSRNPVYCVLYLIFFFFTLFGHYILLNAQFLAAVHLIVYAGAIMVLFLFIIMMLNLNKDIEPHKSTIAKFTAVVSGGLLMIVIISVMKGTDNILLNQNSEIGMVQALGEVLYNKYMLPFEMVSVLFLTAIVGAVMLGKKDIK, via the coding sequence ATTACCTTGAGTCAGTACGCTTTTTACATACTTTTTGCTTTGTCAATTGTCAGTGCTTTGTTTACTGTATTCTCACGCAACCCTGTTTATTGCGTACTCTATCTCATTTTTTTCTTTTTCACTCTTTTTGGACATTATATCCTTCTAAATGCTCAGTTTTTGGCTGCCGTCCATTTAATTGTATATGCAGGAGCCATCATGGTCTTATTTTTATTTATTATCATGATGCTTAACCTGAATAAAGATATTGAACCTCACAAGAGTACAATTGCAAAATTTACTGCCGTAGTGTCCGGTGGTTTACTTATGATTGTTATTATCAGTGTGATGAAAGGCACTGATAACATATTGCTTAATCAAAACAGCGAAATAGGCATGGTTCAGGCACTTGGAGAAGTGCTTTATAATAAATATATGCTCCCATTTGAAATGGTCTCTGTATTGTTTCTCACAGCCATAGTAGGGGCGGTAATGCTTGGCAAAAAAGATATTAAATAA
- the nuoK gene encoding NADH-quinone oxidoreductase subunit NuoK → MNGITIDHYILLSIILFSIGVIGVLFRRNAIIIFMCIELMLNAVNLLLAAFSNQHNDPTGQVFVFFIMAVAAAEVAVGLAILAMIYRNAKSIDIDFFNRLKE, encoded by the coding sequence ATGAACGGAATCACAATAGATCATTACATACTGCTTTCAATCATATTATTCAGTATTGGTGTTATAGGGGTTTTATTTCGCAGAAATGCAATCATTATCTTCATGTGTATAGAACTTATGCTCAATGCTGTAAACTTATTACTTGCAGCATTCAGCAACCAACACAACGACCCTACAGGACAAGTTTTTGTTTTCTTTATTATGGCGGTAGCTGCCGCTGAGGTAGCAGTGGGATTAGCTATACTGGCAATGATTTATCGCAATGCCAAGTCAATTGATATAGACTTTTTTAACAGACTGAAAGAATAA
- the nuoL gene encoding NADH-quinone oxidoreductase subunit L gives MNLIVALIPLLPLAGFLINGLVNKKMPKSLVGLIGSSTVLISFICSVYLFSQLLGDTQSISTKLFAWIHAGGINLDLTFLVDRLSSVMLLVITGVGFLIHVYSIGYMKNDEDYPRYMAYLNLFVFFMLLLVMGNNYIVMFAGWEGVGLCSYLLIGFWFKNTAYNNAGRKAFVMNRIGDFGFLLGIFLMYQTFATLDYKEVFEAAQSYPKGTATLTAITLLLFVGAVGKSAQIPLYTWLPDAMAGPTPVSALIHAATMVTAGIYMVVRSNILYALSPISSEIIAVIGLATAFMAATIAIKQNDIKKVLAYSTVSQLGYMFVALGVGAYTTGLFHVVTHAFFKALLFLCAGSVIHAMGGEQDIRKMGGLKKYIPITHITFLTGVLAIIGMPLFSGFFSKDEILAATWIASPIIFTLLALTSVLTAVYMLRLYWLTFHANFRGTQHQKEHLHESPLSMTIPLIALAVLSVLGGFIGMPDWINEKLGTRHIFNDYVAPVINSPKEFIASHTFDFSLLAGTIIGLALIYYYTRKIYVTDNTVPEDDAHTKGFAKILAKKYYVDEAYDAVIRKPLDAISEVFYKVFDLKMIDGLVNQLPKLTTNFAAALRTLQSGKLGFYLTAMVIGIICIFVFKLLM, from the coding sequence ATGAATTTGATTGTAGCACTCATACCACTTTTGCCTTTAGCCGGTTTCTTAATCAACGGACTGGTAAACAAAAAAATGCCTAAATCATTAGTTGGGCTTATCGGCAGTAGCACTGTATTGATTTCATTTATTTGTTCCGTTTACCTCTTTTCGCAGCTATTGGGAGATACTCAATCTATTTCAACTAAATTATTTGCATGGATACATGCCGGAGGCATCAATTTAGACCTGACATTTTTGGTTGACAGGCTCTCTTCCGTAATGCTGTTGGTGATTACAGGAGTTGGATTTTTGATACATGTTTACTCTATTGGCTACATGAAAAATGACGAGGATTATCCACGTTATATGGCTTATCTCAATCTATTTGTTTTTTTCATGTTATTGCTCGTAATGGGCAACAACTATATTGTCATGTTTGCCGGTTGGGAAGGAGTAGGGCTTTGTTCATACCTACTTATTGGGTTTTGGTTCAAGAATACTGCTTACAACAATGCAGGGAGAAAAGCATTTGTGATGAATCGTATTGGCGATTTTGGGTTTTTGTTGGGAATATTCCTTATGTACCAAACTTTTGCTACTTTGGACTACAAAGAAGTGTTTGAAGCTGCCCAATCCTATCCAAAAGGAACAGCCACTCTCACCGCCATAACACTCCTACTATTTGTAGGTGCTGTTGGAAAAAGTGCTCAAATCCCTTTATACACTTGGCTCCCTGATGCAATGGCAGGACCAACACCGGTATCTGCTTTGATTCATGCTGCGACTATGGTAACAGCTGGCATATACATGGTTGTTCGCAGTAATATCTTATATGCACTCTCGCCTATCAGCAGCGAAATTATTGCTGTCATTGGACTTGCAACAGCATTCATGGCGGCAACCATTGCAATCAAGCAAAATGATATTAAAAAAGTTTTGGCTTATTCAACAGTCAGCCAACTTGGATATATGTTTGTGGCACTTGGCGTTGGTGCTTATACGACTGGATTATTTCATGTGGTTACACACGCTTTTTTTAAGGCACTGTTGTTTTTATGCGCAGGAAGTGTGATCCATGCAATGGGCGGAGAACAGGATATACGCAAAATGGGTGGATTGAAAAAGTATATTCCTATTACTCATATTACATTCTTGACGGGTGTGCTTGCTATCATCGGGATGCCCCTATTTTCGGGATTCTTTTCTAAAGATGAAATACTTGCCGCAACTTGGATTGCCTCGCCTATCATATTTACATTACTTGCGTTGACATCGGTTCTAACAGCTGTCTATATGTTACGTCTGTATTGGCTTACTTTCCATGCTAATTTTAGAGGAACACAGCACCAAAAAGAACATTTACATGAATCTCCGTTGAGCATGACCATTCCTTTGATAGCACTTGCAGTACTGTCTGTTTTGGGCGGTTTCATCGGAATGCCTGATTGGATAAATGAGAAACTCGGCACCCGACATATTTTCAATGACTATGTTGCACCGGTCATCAATTCTCCCAAAGAATTTATTGCTTCTCACACTTTTGATTTTTCACTTCTGGCTGGTACTATTATTGGTCTTGCATTGATTTATTACTATACCCGTAAGATCTATGTTACAGATAATACAGTCCCCGAAGATGATGCTCATACCAAAGGTTTTGCAAAGATTTTGGCAAAGAAATACTATGTGGACGAGGCTTATGATGCTGTAATCCGCAAACCGCTGGATGCAATTTCGGAAGTGTTTTATAAGGTATTTGACCTGAAAATGATTGATGGACTGGTAAACCAATTGCCAAAGCTGACAACAAATTTTGCTGCGGCTTTACGCACCTTGCAATCCGGCAAGCTTGGGTTTTATTTGACCGCCATGGTAATTGGAATAATCTGCATTTTTGTTTTTAAGCTACTGATGTAA
- a CDS encoding NADH-quinone oxidoreductase subunit M, translating to MNNMLLIILLLPLVSMVLSLLTPKETTAKVAFVMSLLSTAFTFYLFSVFVPESGMQFIVSFPWIPSLGITFKLGMDGISLMLIVLTNILTPLILLSSFNRKIENPKLFYALIQLMQFAMLGVFVALDGFLFYIFWELALLPIYFIALLWGGKDRIRITLKFFIYTITGSLFMLVGLIYLYLQTPDNHTFDINAFYQLQLNASQQAFVFWTIFVAFAVKIPIFPLHSWQPDTYVDAPTQGTMLLSGIMLKMGLYGILRWLLPIAPGAVDEYGFTVIVLCVIGVVYASCIAIIQKDFKRLVAYASIAHVGLIAAGLFTLRQEALEGSLFQMLSHGINAVGLFFIVDILRHRMKTSTLAELGGIAGVQPFFAISFMIILLGTIALPLFNGFVGEFLIMTKIFDYHVWIGSVAALAIILGPVYMFRSYQAIMLGDSHFDTNTFTPLTLSEKAILGIISFLVLLGGIYPSLLMDVARPSVQQLLNLISAG from the coding sequence ATGAATAATATGCTATTGATAATATTACTGTTGCCTTTGGTAAGTATGGTGCTATCACTACTAACTCCGAAAGAAACTACCGCTAAAGTCGCATTTGTGATGTCATTACTCAGCACTGCATTTACGTTCTATTTGTTCAGCGTATTTGTACCCGAATCAGGCATGCAATTCATAGTCAGTTTTCCATGGATTCCTTCATTGGGAATTACATTTAAACTCGGAATGGATGGCATTAGTCTGATGTTGATTGTTTTGACAAACATTCTGACTCCTTTGATTCTACTGTCTTCTTTCAATCGGAAGATTGAAAATCCCAAACTGTTTTATGCGCTCATACAATTAATGCAATTTGCCATGTTGGGCGTTTTTGTAGCACTAGACGGGTTTTTGTTTTATATTTTCTGGGAACTTGCGCTGCTTCCAATTTACTTTATTGCTTTGTTGTGGGGCGGCAAAGACAGGATTAGAATTACGCTAAAGTTTTTTATTTATACAATCACCGGCAGTTTGTTTATGCTTGTAGGTTTGATTTATCTTTATTTACAAACTCCCGACAATCACACATTTGATATCAATGCTTTTTATCAATTACAATTGAACGCTTCTCAACAAGCATTTGTGTTTTGGACCATTTTTGTTGCATTTGCAGTAAAAATACCCATATTCCCGCTTCACTCATGGCAACCTGACACCTATGTTGATGCGCCCACACAAGGCACCATGTTATTATCGGGCATTATGCTCAAAATGGGATTGTATGGCATTTTACGTTGGTTGTTACCGATTGCGCCAGGTGCAGTTGATGAATATGGTTTTACAGTAATTGTGCTCTGTGTTATCGGAGTGGTATATGCTTCATGTATTGCTATTATTCAGAAGGATTTCAAGCGTTTGGTTGCTTATGCTTCTATTGCTCACGTTGGATTAATCGCAGCAGGCTTATTTACGCTTAGACAAGAGGCGTTAGAAGGCTCTTTGTTCCAGATGTTAAGTCACGGTATCAATGCTGTTGGTTTGTTCTTTATTGTCGATATTTTGAGACATAGAATGAAAACATCAACGCTGGCGGAGTTAGGTGGTATAGCCGGGGTTCAACCCTTTTTTGCCATTTCATTTATGATTATTCTTTTGGGCACCATAGCACTGCCTCTTTTTAATGGTTTTGTGGGTGAATTTCTCATCATGACTAAAATATTTGACTATCATGTTTGGATAGGATCTGTTGCTGCTTTGGCAATCATTTTAGGTCCCGTATATATGTTCAGGAGTTACCAAGCCATTATGCTCGGAGACAGTCATTTTGATACCAACACGTTTACCCCTCTTACATTGTCAGAAAAAGCCATACTCGGTATTATTTCTTTTTTGGTATTGTTGGGAGGTATCTACCCCTCTTTGTTGATGGATGTCGCTCGCCCAAGTGTTCAGCAATTACTCAATTTAATCAGTGCCGGATAA
- a CDS encoding NADH-quinone oxidoreductase subunit N, whose protein sequence is MNTIVILSITGIAAMLSDVFKFKKIIYALSILGLLTALVFSIRDWGLFASYFNNMVQTDNYAVVFTSMLIGFTTLWFMMSADFFKSPSSEGEHFALIIFALTGGVMMTNFSNLSMLFIGLEILSIALYILAGSNKSNLKSNEAALKYFMMGAFATGFLLMGIALIYGATASFNIQAIADYITQNQSTLPLYFYAGIIMMLIGLTFKISAVPFHFWAPDVYDGSPTPVTTFMMSVVKIAGFAALYRLFTSCFIAVDNFWTPIFAGMSALTMLLGNITAVSQTSFKRMLAYSSVAHAGYMLMSLASPGATSGNALVYYLIAYSIAVMGVMNFLFHLHKTTGKEDIQSVRGLFRAHPLTAIMLSICILSMAGIPPMAGFFGKYFMFISALNANLVWLVIIAVLCSLVGIFYYFRVIIAVFQDAEHEQPVFYNKTSNLTVLYICGVLSILIGIAPQIFANLL, encoded by the coding sequence TTGAATACCATAGTCATACTTTCTATCACGGGCATAGCAGCAATGCTTTCGGATGTTTTTAAGTTTAAGAAAATCATTTATGCGTTATCCATATTGGGATTGCTGACAGCATTGGTGTTTTCAATACGGGATTGGGGGCTTTTTGCTTCCTATTTCAACAACATGGTACAAACCGATAACTATGCGGTTGTATTTACATCCATGCTCATTGGGTTCACTACGCTATGGTTTATGATGTCAGCAGACTTCTTTAAAAGTCCAAGCAGTGAAGGCGAACATTTTGCTTTAATCATTTTTGCTCTTACAGGTGGGGTAATGATGACAAACTTTTCTAACCTTTCCATGTTATTTATCGGTTTGGAGATTCTGTCTATTGCACTCTATATTTTGGCTGGGAGCAATAAATCTAACCTCAAGAGCAATGAGGCTGCATTGAAGTATTTTATGATGGGTGCATTTGCAACCGGATTTTTGCTCATGGGTATAGCACTTATTTATGGTGCTACTGCATCATTCAATATTCAGGCAATAGCCGATTATATTACACAAAATCAGAGTACGCTACCTTTATACTTTTATGCCGGCATTATCATGATGTTGATTGGTTTGACATTCAAAATATCGGCTGTACCGTTCCATTTTTGGGCACCGGATGTCTATGACGGCTCTCCTACGCCCGTAACCACATTTATGATGAGTGTGGTTAAGATTGCCGGATTTGCTGCACTCTACAGGTTATTTACTTCTTGTTTTATTGCCGTTGATAATTTCTGGACTCCAATTTTTGCAGGAATGTCAGCACTCACCATGCTTTTGGGCAATATTACCGCTGTAAGTCAAACCAGCTTCAAGCGCATGTTGGCATATTCCAGCGTGGCACATGCAGGTTATATGTTGATGTCTTTGGCTTCACCGGGCGCAACTTCGGGCAATGCACTTGTCTATTATTTGATAGCTTATTCTATTGCTGTAATGGGCGTGATGAACTTTTTGTTTCATTTACATAAAACGACAGGCAAAGAAGACATTCAATCTGTTAGAGGTCTGTTTCGCGCTCATCCGCTAACTGCCATCATGTTAAGTATTTGCATATTGAGCATGGCAGGAATACCTCCCATGGCAGGATTTTTTGGAAAATACTTCATGTTTATTTCTGCATTAAATGCCAATCTTGTATGGTTGGTAATTATAGCCGTTTTGTGTTCTTTGGTTGGCATCTTTTACTATTTCAGAGTTATCATTGCTGTGTTTCAAGATGCTGAACATGAACAGCCTGTTTTTTATAATAAAACTTCAAATTTAACAGTGCTTTATATCTGTGGAGTATTGAGCATTTTAATAGGTATTGCGCCTCAGATATTTGCAAATCTATTATAA
- a CDS encoding aspartate 1-decarboxylase, with translation MYIQVLKSKIHGAKVTETELNYIGSITIDEDLMDAANMIEHEKVLVVNNNNGERFETYIIKGARKSGTIGINGAAARKGIKGDVLIIISFAQMEFDEAKKHKPTVVFPNDFNKI, from the coding sequence ATGTACATTCAGGTTTTAAAGTCCAAAATACACGGTGCCAAAGTTACAGAAACCGAGCTTAACTATATCGGCAGTATCACCATTGATGAAGATTTGATGGATGCTGCCAACATGATTGAGCATGAAAAAGTATTGGTGGTTAACAATAACAATGGTGAACGTTTTGAAACATATATTATCAAAGGCGCAAGAAAGAGTGGCACTATTGGCATCAATGGGGCTGCTGCCCGCAAAGGAATTAAAGGCGATGTATTGATTATCATTTCATTTGCCCAGATGGAATTTGATGAAGCCAAGAAACATAAACCTACTGTCGTTTTCCCAAACGACTTTAATAAAATTTAA
- a CDS encoding flippase-like domain-containing protein, giving the protein MTPQSKKIIRITIFSLIGALVLFLVFRNINWKQFLQGLKQANLFWIGTAMIVGALGHWIRAARWTIMLKSIGYNSARTYPGFLTVLAGYLINLAIPRAGEISRCALMGDVCKIPVQKLIGTVVTERIIDLLMTVLIVVLVLWLQFDLLFDFTDKNILTPLSQKFKSFYEFSLFYPIVLCIVAFVFAGYYWIVRRKKNKLNSQEGKLIGFVNGIIEGAKSILKLNKPVIFTLQTFAIWLTYLGSTISILKAFEFSQSEGFFTGLSVLLFSTIGVIVPAPGGVGSIWTTQNGLMEIYGYSLEHATLFASLLFFTQVIGFIILGTFALIHLSIMKNKINATS; this is encoded by the coding sequence GTGACGCCACAAAGCAAAAAAATCATCAGAATTACCATCTTCTCACTGATTGGGGCGCTGGTGTTATTTTTAGTTTTTAGAAACATTAACTGGAAACAGTTTCTGCAAGGACTCAAACAAGCCAATTTATTCTGGATTGGGACGGCTATGATAGTGGGCGCATTAGGGCATTGGATCAGGGCTGCACGCTGGACCATTATGCTCAAATCTATTGGATATAACAGCGCACGTACCTACCCGGGCTTTCTTACTGTGTTGGCGGGCTATCTCATCAATCTTGCCATTCCAAGAGCGGGCGAGATTTCTCGTTGTGCTTTGATGGGTGACGTGTGCAAAATTCCGGTTCAAAAACTCATTGGGACTGTAGTTACTGAAAGAATTATTGACCTATTGATGACGGTCTTGATTGTTGTATTGGTTTTATGGCTGCAATTTGACTTGCTTTTCGACTTTACTGACAAGAATATCCTGACCCCATTGTCCCAAAAATTCAAATCATTCTATGAATTCAGCCTCTTCTACCCTATAGTGTTGTGCATAGTCGCATTTGTATTTGCAGGGTATTATTGGATTGTGAGAAGAAAAAAGAATAAACTCAACTCACAAGAAGGAAAACTAATTGGGTTTGTCAATGGCATAATCGAGGGTGCAAAAAGTATATTAAAACTCAATAAACCTGTGATTTTCACCTTGCAAACCTTTGCTATATGGCTCACCTATTTGGGTTCAACCATCAGTATTTTAAAGGCATTTGAGTTTTCACAAAGTGAAGGATTTTTTACAGGTTTGAGTGTATTGCTATTTTCTACCATTGGTGTCATTGTGCCCGCACCAGGGGGCGTGGGTAGTATTTGGACAACCCAAAACGGATTGATGGAAATTTATGGTTACTCGCTGGAGCATGCCACTCTGTTTGCCAGTCTTCTTTTCTTCACTCAGGTGATTGGATTCATCATTTTGGGTACTTTTGCGTTAATTCATCTGAGTATTATGAAAAACAAAATCAATGCGACATCCTAA
- the rfaE2 gene encoding D-glycero-beta-D-manno-heptose 1-phosphate adenylyltransferase: MRHPKSKILSLEDALKIITAQKTFGKRVVFTNGCFDILHRGHLEYLMEARQLGDFLLVGVNSDNSVRRLGKSPSRPLQDEQGRALAIASLYFVDLVIIFDEDTPHKLISTILPDILVKGADYNPEDIVGYKEVTDNGGTVKTIPFIEGYSTTSIEQKILKENK, encoded by the coding sequence ATGCGACATCCTAAATCCAAAATATTAAGCCTTGAAGATGCTTTAAAAATTATTACTGCACAAAAGACTTTCGGCAAACGCGTAGTATTCACCAATGGTTGCTTTGACATCCTTCACAGAGGACATTTGGAATACTTGATGGAAGCACGTCAGTTGGGCGATTTTTTGCTTGTGGGCGTAAATTCGGATAATTCGGTGCGCAGATTAGGCAAATCACCATCCAGACCATTACAAGACGAACAAGGCAGAGCCTTGGCTATTGCTTCTTTATATTTTGTTGACTTGGTTATCATTTTTGATGAAGACACTCCGCACAAACTTATCAGTACTATTCTGCCGGACATCTTGGTAAAAGGTGCAGACTATAATCCCGAAGACATTGTTGGGTATAAAGAAGTAACCGACAATGGGGGAACAGTCAAGACCATTCCTTTTATTGAGGGATATTCCACCACTTCGATTGAACAGAAAATTCTGAAAGAAAACAAATAG